ATTGCGGCTTTATTGCTTGGGCATCAGTTCTACGTGCTCAAACCAAGTGCCAAGTTTAAGTATGGCACGCTAGGATTGTTGTTCGTCAACATATCTGTTGGTGGCACACTGACGCACTTTGCAGCTCCGCCGGTCTTAATGGTTGCGAGCAAATGGCACTGGAACATGCCATATATGTTCACTCATTTTGGCTGGAGAGCCATATTGGGTATTCTTATTGCGACAGCCATATACTACGTTATTTTTAAGAGAGAGTTTGCAGGTCTCAAGGGACGCGCTGAAGAGTTGGCTGCAGAAAAAGGGAATGAACCAACACCAGAGCCAGCACCAGGCTGGATTATCTTTGTGCATATGGCCTTTGTCGCCTGGACCGTATTAACACTCCATCATCCAGCATTTTTCATTGGCGGCTTTCTCTTCTTTTTGGCCTTCACGATGGCAACTCAGCATCACCAGTATGAAATTAAGCTAAAAGGACCGCTTTTGGTTGGTTTCTTCCTCGCAGGCCTGGTGACCCATGGGGGATTACAAGGCTGGTGGATTTCTCCTGTTTTAACGAGTTTGACTGAAGTCCCTCTCTTTATTGGAGCCACTGTTCTCACGGCATTTAATGATAATGCTGCCATTACTTTTCTTGCAGCTCAAGTGCCTGCCTTTAATCCAGATATGTTTGTTGGGGGGCAATGGATCTCCAAAACAGGTGACGCTCTCGCTGCGGCCAAAGGCCTGGAGTATGCCGTCGTGGCCGGAGCTGTTACCGGTGGTGGCTTGACCGTTATTGCCAATGCGCCGAATCCTGCTGGTCAGTCGATTCTCAGCAAATATTTTCCAGACGGTATTTCTCCAATAAAGCTATTGCTTGGAGCACTTTTCCCAACGATCATCATGGCCTGCTGTTTCATGGTTTTACCACACTGATATATAACCGAATAACAGAAAACTACTATGGAATCGATAAATTCAACTTTTGCCGCAATTACCCCAGATAACTGGGATTTGGGCGATTACGCGATGAGAGTCCTGTTTGCCGTTGTCATCTTTTTTGTCGGTAAATGGCTTTCCGGTATTGGACGCAGTATATTCCGTAAAATTCTTGAAGCACGAAAAGTGGATCCTGTGCTGATTAGTTTTTCGAGTAATATCGTTTATGCCTTGCTTATCGTGATGGTTGTGATTGCAGCCCTCGAAGCACTTGGTGTTGATACTACATCTGCCGTGGCCATTGTCGGTGCATCCACATTGGCGGTTGGCTTGGCGTTGCAGGGATCTCTCAGTAATCTTGCCGCTGGTGTCATGATCATTATATTTCGACCATTTCGAATCGACGATTTCATCGATGCGGGTGGTGTGACTGGTATCGTGACTGACCTCAATATCTTTGAGACACACCTTAGAACACCGGACAATAAGAAGGTTATTCTGCCAAATGGCCAGATTACCGGTGGAGCAATTACTAACTTCAGTGCCAATGACACTCGCCGTATGGATTTGGTCGTAGGGGTTAGCTATGACGACGATATCCGCAAGGTTAAGAAGGTTCTATGTGAGATCCTTGAAAATGATGAAGGTGTTCTGAAAGATCCGGCTTATTCAGTGGGCCTGCTTGAGATGGCCGACAGCAGCGTTAATTTTGCAGTTCGCCCCTGGGTCAAAACACCAGAATACTGGGATGTGTTCTTCCGCCTTCAGGAGGCTATTAAGCTCAGAATGGATGAAGAAGGTATCACCATTCCATTCCCACAGCAGGATGTCTACATGCATCAAATGGATGCGAAAGAGGGTTCCGCTTAAGGCATTTAAAATTCCAGGCAATTTTTATCTTCTTCACTTTCCCTTCTCAGTCTCAAACTGAGAAGGGATTTTTTTATTCATAGCCTGCTGGTTGTCTTGACTTGAGATTTTTCCTGGATATGCATTATATGGTTTTATCTAGTATATAATGAAAAAAACCTTTTGCGCTTTAGTTTTTGCACTGTGTATTGTTCATACGAGTTTTGGGAAGCTCCCGAACATCATCATTCTCTATGCAGATGATATGGGCTATGGAGACCTTGCGATTGAGA
The Rubellicoccus peritrichatus DNA segment above includes these coding regions:
- a CDS encoding mechanosensitive ion channel family protein; the encoded protein is MESINSTFAAITPDNWDLGDYAMRVLFAVVIFFVGKWLSGIGRSIFRKILEARKVDPVLISFSSNIVYALLIVMVVIAALEALGVDTTSAVAIVGASTLAVGLALQGSLSNLAAGVMIIIFRPFRIDDFIDAGGVTGIVTDLNIFETHLRTPDNKKVILPNGQITGGAITNFSANDTRRMDLVVGVSYDDDIRKVKKVLCEILENDEGVLKDPAYSVGLLEMADSSVNFAVRPWVKTPEYWDVFFRLQEAIKLRMDEEGITIPFPQQDVYMHQMDAKEGSA
- a CDS encoding putative Na+/H+ antiporter, with protein sequence MFKGLITVLGFLICGMSFSFAAGGSSNDKDINFPISEATYIEMEKQEAEKTGKPLSLTQQLILRAKADPFNVVATLIFFFAVMHTFLAAKFNKMAHKYEHLHQYQVKNDTRVYVEGKEPVSLRATLFHFLGEIEAIFGIWLIPLLIALVIMEPNGMSTAAFYIDSRNYTEPVFVVIIMAIASSRPVIQMAEGCLRQVASIGKKTPAAWWLSILIIAPLLGSFITEPAAMTIAALLLGHQFYVLKPSAKFKYGTLGLLFVNISVGGTLTHFAAPPVLMVASKWHWNMPYMFTHFGWRAILGILIATAIYYVIFKREFAGLKGRAEELAAEKGNEPTPEPAPGWIIFVHMAFVAWTVLTLHHPAFFIGGFLFFLAFTMATQHHQYEIKLKGPLLVGFFLAGLVTHGGLQGWWISPVLTSLTEVPLFIGATVLTAFNDNAAITFLAAQVPAFNPDMFVGGQWISKTGDALAAAKGLEYAVVAGAVTGGGLTVIANAPNPAGQSILSKYFPDGISPIKLLLGALFPTIIMACCFMVLPH